The Humulus lupulus chromosome 7, drHumLupu1.1, whole genome shotgun sequence region GATTTGTGTGTAACGTTTCACTTTATTGAGCAGTAAGTGTATTTAGTCTTTGGGAAATGTCATTTTGACCTTGATATTTTAAAGTAATCTTCTGAGTTGGTGTAGGGTCAAATCACTTTCAGTAAAAAAGATCCTACATTAATGTTGATGTTTATTTGTTCTAATGTGTATTGTTCTAtgttattttagttatttttttaaatttattttaggtTGATATAGTGAATTGCTGACAAGTTGTTTTCTAGTGTATATtgttttttgtgttgtttttgtaGTGGATTGTTGTCAAATTATTTTCTAGATGATtcttagttgtttttaattttttttttcttgctgaaaccatatttttgtaattataaaactTTTAAAATcgtatttttttaaatttgagttagcaaaattaaaaaaaaaatcattaaaaatgtgaagaaaaaaaacgtgtatttaagaaaaatctcctatattatattataagaGATAATACGTATGCCTGATTCCCAAAAATTTCTGTAATTGTTGTTTGTCTTGACTGACATAATCTCTAAACATATtggttttttattctttttccaATATGCAATTGTCTATTAAATTAGTATCTTCCTCAGTCATATGTTATCCTTTTTCAATCATTTGTTCAATATTCGTTGCTTTTATCTGGCCAGTGAGGTGGAAATAGAGGAAAGAATAAGCacgagaaaagaaaaaaaaaagaagaaaaaaaatattaaattgtgCCAATGATACATCAAACAAGTAATTTAATTTATCCACAATTAAATCACGTAGGCACAAGAGGAAATTACAAAAACCATATACTATATTACAACCATTATGGCAATTGTCAAAGTCAAACCACACAAAGAAGCACAGTCATAGAAAATGCAGGCCCTGTTTTTGTTATAATCTCGTGATTCTACTAGAGGTATTTGACTAGCAGATATATGATAGCAGCCAAAGCCACAATCCCAACAACAGACAACAACATGCACATGCAGGAGCAACCACCCTTGGTGCGCTTGTTCATAATTGCCAAGGTCTTCTGCACTCTCTGTTTTTGTATAATAGAAAACAAACATAAGATGATGCTATTTTCAAATTTCGATGTATGAACTAAGGGCACGACATTTTACTCTGTTTTTGTATAATAGTACCGAACATAAGGGGTGTTGGTTTCAGATTTCGATGTATGAGCGTAAAATAGATAACAAAGATAAGATGATGTTAGTTTCAGATCTCGACGTATGAACACAACATTTTCAGCAAAAATACCATCTTTTGTTGAGGAATCGTTTAGTGTGATAGTTTCATAACAAAAGTAAGCATCTAATAATGATTTACAGGTGGTAATTTAGTTGTCTTTAGACATgcattttcttttctctctctttggCTTCCTTCCAAGTCGATTCATCCAATTATTTGGAGATGACTCCAAGAATTCCAAATATTCTAAAACTATGTCATATCCAAGTCTTCAGCATTGTGTACCTTAGAATCTGAATTATATTgctacttatttttttttttttgcattttaaaattacaaaagtaGAACAGAATTTTTGTCAGCAACATTCATCTTCACATATCTAAGAACAACAAAGGCACAAACAAGTTTTGACTAAGGACAGGACCGCAGACTGAAGGTATAAAAGTAAAGCACATGCAGTTGAAACAAGCAACTTAAGGCTTATTAGAATTATATGAGCAATGAGATTATTACCCGCAGCCTAGAGTCTGTAGTATCCACATGGTAGTCCAAGTCATCCTGCACAACAACATAGTTGCATTATTACTCGTACAGAGCAGAGtacattttaaaatataaacaatCAAGGTGAAATATCAGAGACAAAACCCATACAATAAGTCTGGTGTGCAGATCTAGTTCTTCATTAACTGCCAGTGCAATATGCTTTGTGCTTATTACAGTTTCCTCCAACTTCTCAAGGCCTTCATCTTGCTCTGTTTCAAAGTTATGAATTAGAATTaatgattaaaaaaaatcataaagaaacagtaatacaaaaagaaaaatatCGTTTCAAATAATTAAAGTGGATTGCCTTTCATAACTTGTCGTTGGAAACCGACAAGGCCATTATTGTCCAAGCCAGCTGCCTTGCTCATGGCATCAGCAGGCTTTATTTCTGGACCAAGCAAGCTGTCTCTATTAGCAAAGTTTGACATGTTCAATGCTGAAGCCATTTGGGAAACTTTTGTCCTAAGATTTCCAAGCATGTCTTTGCGGCGATTCATCTCTTTCTCTGATCTGTGAGCAGGCAATAAGCAACATTAACAAGTTTCAAACCAACACCCAGACTTCTATTTGTGAACTGAAGAATTTCCTAACATCACCATGTTCGATCAAGTGAACATTTATACAAATCAAGTTCAGTACTTCTTTAACTACTTCATGGAATCTTCCAAATTCCAGCTTATCAAATGGAAAATAGTAGAATCAACTTAATCAAAAAGCATAATCATTTTTTATCTAAGCAAACATCAATTCTATATTGGGAACAACATTTGACACCCTGCTAAGTTCCATGATATAATCGGGTTTCTATTTTATAAGTTGCTCAAATTCAATGAAGTTAACTTACATAGGCTGCTTCCCAGGAAGCTTAAATAAAAGGGACTGTAAACTATCAAGTCTAGTCCCTAAGATTGTAATCTTCCTCCTAATAGCAGAGGCATGACGCTGCAGTTCTGGGCCTGATGCAGGCAGTGAACTTCGTTCCGATATCATCCCATTGATATCATCAGCAAGCTTCACAGCTTCATTATATTCTTTCATCCATGAATCCGAAGAAGATGCCATCAAAcctaaaatataaaatttaatttcCTATAAGACTCGCATAATAATCAGTAGAAACAACAAACAAAATAAGAATGTTAAGCATTAAGTGCAGGGAAAATATGGCTATTTGGCATTGAAATTATTCATTTTGGTTCACACAaccattatttatttttttctctaaattCAAGTCCTAGACTAACCCAACCCTACCCCCAATGCTTAGGAAAAACCCTAGGGGATTCTTTAATATCACAAAACAAAACAAGACATGACATAATAGGAATAATGCACACAATTCAAAACCATGGAGAAGCTACCAAGCCTAAACTTCTCTCCGTTAAAAGAAATGCACAAGTCAACTCAAGTAATGGTATAAGCACAAATCAAGATCAAGTTTctaaattgaaaaataatgtgagaaaactcaatcaaagagaGAAACCAAACCAAATCACAACAAAACCTATTCATTCAGATAGACCATTATTATAAACAGTAATCAATTGAAATTGCTTTTCCAGCAGACATACTAAACaaataaattgacaaaattaccACCTTTACCACCAATTTATAATACCCAAAATCTAACCAATACCAAATTGATCTTAAAACAACCAATACGAACCAAAATTGTGCACATAAACCAATACAAGAAACTGATCAATATTTGGGAAAAGTAAACCGACAATCGTATTAGCCATAAACAAAATCGAATTAGGAAGAATCAAAGGATCGCAAAAGAAGCCGTAAATAGAATTACCTGGTTTAGGGCTAAAATTGAGGTTCGATCGGATAATGGGGTTGACAAAAAcaaaattttatataaatttCGATCTGAAATCaacaaaaagaacaaaaaaaatagacaaaacaAGGTCAGACCCAACgtgattaagaaaaaaaaattaccaaaaaatCTTACAAATTAACAATAAAAACTATGAAGACCTTGTTATTTCATGCAATTGACGGAAGAATTTGGGAGTCTCAGTTGCCTTGGTCTTTGCCGGCGAGGGAATTGACAGAGAGGTACGACGGCGGACGGCTGGATTCTCTCTCTCACGCACGGCTGAGTGAGGCTTTTGAGTTATATGACCGGACCTTTAACAATTACttttttcattaaattattattttcaattcatttttttatttaaattatttttttacgcttataatcatacttttactaaaatacccttgctaaaataagataataaaaaaaaaaatcaaaagccCGCTCGGCACGTTTTTATTTATACAACAACTCCAATAACTCATTCCATTTTTCACGTCCAACCACCGCCACTATGACGTCCGACCGATATAAACTCCGACGCCGGCGCTTTTGAACTCCGACGTTCAATGTGAGTTTGTACATTATTCATGATACTAGATCATTTCTGTGATTAGTGATTGTTGTTTGGTTGTTGAGGTGGATTATTCATATGAATTCTAAGTGTTTGATAAAATCTCCAAGTAAACATGTTTATTTTTTGAACATTTTAATCAATGATATGATTTGGTGTGTAAAGACAAGGCATGAATTTTAAAAATTGTAGCTACCAAGTTTTTTAGTCCATTTCACTTATTATATCatgaataaattttttttatacattttttatttaaagAATTTGTGATAAGCATGGTTGGTACTATAGCTTGAAGGTCCTTAGTAGttggaaatttaaatttaaaccatcCTAAATATTCTgatcataacataaatatatagataagACCAAAAAGGTAGGACACTAAACCAGATAAAAATCTATTTTACATTCGATTTTTTAACAATTTCATTACactcataataataatagcaGGGGATCTACAAATAGAACATGTCACAAAAATGTACAAAACTATAACCAATTATAGTTGGCTATTTTACCTCCACAAAAAGAAAATCGACAAATACATTACATCGAAAACGAGTTCAATGATCTGAGCAAAAAGAAAACGAATTCAATGAGACAGAGTTCAATGAGGTTCTCTCTTCTAGTATTCGTTTCAATAGAATACATTCATTTCAAGACACTTCATTATTCAAAGATACACCATTAATGAATACTTTATCttcttttatttgatttaagCATATTGTGAATATTTATGATCATTGTGTATAAGTTGAAGAATT contains the following coding sequences:
- the LOC133790597 gene encoding syntaxin-52-like, yielding MASSSDSWMKEYNEAVKLADDINGMISERSSLPASGPELQRHASAIRRKITILGTRLDSLQSLLFKLPGKQPISEKEMNRRKDMLGNLRTKVSQMASALNMSNFANRDSLLGPEIKPADAMSKAAGLDNNGLVGFQRQVMKEQDEGLEKLEETVISTKHIALAVNEELDLHTRLIDDLDYHVDTTDSRLRRVQKTLAIMNKRTKGGCSCMCMLLSVVGIVALAAIIYLLVKYL